One Carassius gibelio isolate Cgi1373 ecotype wild population from Czech Republic chromosome B18, carGib1.2-hapl.c, whole genome shotgun sequence DNA segment encodes these proteins:
- the LOC127977604 gene encoding E3 ubiquitin-protein ligase TRIP12 isoform X1 has product MSNRPNSNPGGSLRRSQRNTAAAQPIDHTLAGRLQPEQVNQKANSPPENRRSNSKASKAPTSSAVSSARGHASRRNSLSLSVGSHSIPDPELEAAGSSGQQGRREGSSTRALKRSSASEPNITFSPSPAKRPKSVSSHLLESLSSGPSAPTTSPEVTEPRKAPASVSTKSKKRRLAAEPAPSRALNKKSTSYPGPSGASSTPSQKRKKADASLLSSSSSSSLPSSSSAAGPLPPRSEASRAAKPTKLASKSAASAKAGCSTVTDSSSSSASSSSSSSSSSSAATGINSCAPQGARLKQGKDQSKARRSRSASSPSPRRSSRDKEQSKAAGSSKFDWTSRFNSKVNLPKPKLSLPGSAKAETSSKPGPSGLQAKLASLRKSTKKRSESPPAELPSCRRSTRQKTTGSCASTSRRGSGLGKRGAAESRRQDKMADSDNNQDGANSSAARTEETPQGASASSSVAGAVGMTTSGESESDDSEMGRLQALLEARGLPPHLFGPFGPRMSQLFHRTIGSGANSKAQQLLQGLQATGDESQQLQAAIEMCQLLVMGNEETLGGFPVKSVVPALITLLQMEHNFDIMNHASRALTYMMEALPRSSAVVVDAIPVFLEKLQVIQFIDVAEQALTALEMLSRRHSKAILQAGGLADCLLYLEFFSINAQRNALAIAANCCQSITPDEFHFVADSLPLLTQRLTHQDKKSVESTCLCFARLVDNFQHEENLLQQVASRDLLTNIQQLLVLTPPVLSSGMFIMVVRMFSLMCSNCPCLAVQLMKQNIAETLRFLLCGASSGSCQEQIDLVPRSPQELYELTSLICELMPCLPREGIFAVDAMLKKGSAQTTEGAIWQWRDDRGLWHPYNRIDSRIIETAHQNGEDEISLSTLGRVYTIDFNSMQQINEDTGTARAIQRKPNPLANPGTGGHLEVRREDARAQLMKEDPELAKCFIKTLFGVLYEVYSSSAGPAVRHKCLRAILRIIFFADAELLKDVLRNHAVSSHIASMLSSQDLKIVVGSLQMAEILMQKLPDVFSVYFRREGVMHQVKNLSESEVFLTSPPKACTSGTASLCTTTITTATTTAASNITPDLGSPSFQHSMDDSLDLSPQGRLSDVLKRKRLPKRGPRRPKYSPPRDDDKVDNQAKSPTTTQSPKSSFLASLNPKTWGKLGTQTNSSNSEPSRTAGVSGLARVPPKDSVSNNRDKIKAWIKEQASKFVERYFNSESVDGSNPALNVLQRLCTATEQLNLQVDSGVECLEEISSIVSESDVSSFEIQHSGLVKQLLLYLTSNSERDTISRDERIKRFLHVFFCCPIPGQEPLGRLDPTENGPLLALVHKMNNCLSQMEQFPVKVHDFPSGNGNGSRGSQALKFFNTHQLKCQLQRHPDCTNVKQWKGGPVKIDPLALVQAIERYLVVRGYGRIREEDEDSDDDGSDDEIDESLAAQFLNSGSVRHRLQFYIGEHLLPYNMTVYQAVRQFSLQAEEERESTDDEANPLGRAGIWTKTHTIWYKPVREDEEGCKDTVGGKRGRAQTAPTKTSPRNAKKQDELWHEGVCPSVTNPLESYLISDPPEGITFDDPSMEVVLLLRVLHSISRYWFYLYDNAAYKEIIPTGEFINSKLTAKANRQLQDPLVIMTGNIPTWLTELGKTCPFFFPFDTRQMLFYVTAFDRDRAMQRLLDTNPEINQSDSQDSRVAPRLDRKKRTINRDELLKQAESVMQDLGSSRAMLEIQYENEVGTGLGPTQEFYALVSQELQRADLGLWRGEEVTLSNPKAGRQEGTKYMFSSRGLFAVPFGRTTKPAHIAKIKMKFRFLGKLMAKAIMDFRLLDLPLGLPFYKWMLRHESSVSSHDLVNIDPGVAKSIQHLEDIIRQKKRIEQDRSHTRETLQQALESLNMNGCSVEDLGLDFTLPGFPNIELKKGGKDVPVTIHNLEEYLRLVVYWTLNEGVSRQFESFREGFESVFPLQHLQYFYPEELDQLLCGSKSESWDVKTLMECCRPDHGYTHDSRAVRFLFEVLSSFDAEQQRLFLQFVTGSPRLPVGGFRSLNPPLTIVRKTFESTENPDDFLPSVMTCVNYLKLPDYSSIEIMREKLLIAAREGQQSFHLS; this is encoded by the exons ATGTCCAACCGGCCTAATTCCAATCCAGGGGGGTCACTGCGCCGTTCACAGAGGAACACAGCCGCGGCCCAGCCAATAGACCATACACTTGCAGGAAG GTTGCAGCCAGAGCAAGTTAACCAAAAAGCAAATTCCCCACCTGAAAATAGAAGATCTAATTCTAAGGCTTCCAAAGCCCCGACCAGCTCTGCTGTCAGCTCCGCACGTGGCCACGCCTCTCGAAG GAACAGCCTCTCTCTATCTGTGGGTTCACACTCGATTCCAGATCCAGAGTTGGAAGCAGCAGGGTCTTCTGGCCAGCAGGGGAGACGGGAGGGCAGCAGCACCCGTGCTCTCAAACGCAGCTCAGCTTCAGAGCCCAACATCACCTTTTCGCCCAGCCCGGCCAAACGGCCTAAATCGGTGTCCAGCCACCTTTTGGAGAGTTTATCCAGTGGGCCATCGGCCCCCACAACCTCACCTGAAGTTACAGAGCCGAGAAAGGCTCCAGCTTCTGTCAGCACCAAGTCCAAAAAGAGACGGTTAGCAGCCGAGCCGGCTCCCTCCAGGGCCCTGAACAAGAAGAGTACATCCTACCCTGGCCCCAGTGGGGCCTCAAGCACCCCCTCTCAAAAGCGCAAGAAGGCAGACGCCTCTTTGTTgtcatcctcctcttcttcctccctcCCCAGCTCGAGCAGCGCGGCAGGCCCCCTGCCACCCCGCAGCGAGGCCAGCCGGGCAGCCAAACCCACCAAGCTGGCGTCTAAATCAGCCGCCTCAGCCAAAGCTGGGTGTAGCACCGTAACtgactcctcctcttcctctgcctcttcctcatcctcctcttcctcttcctcctcggccGCCACAGGCATCAACAGCTGTGCCCCTCAGGGTGCCCGGCTAAAACAGGGCAAGGACCAGAGCAAAGCACGACGGTCACGCTCTGCATCCTCCCCTTCTCCCCGAAGGAGCAGCCGAGATAAAGAGCAGAGCAAGGCTGCTGGCTCCTCCAAGTTTGACTGGACATCCCGCTTCAACTCCAAAGTCAACCTGCCAAAGCCCAAACTGTCCCTGCCGGGATCGGCCAAGGCTGAGACCTCCTCCAAACCTGGGCCCTCTGGACTGCAGGCCAAACTAGCAA GTTTGAGGAAGTCCACTAAGAAGCGTAGTGAGTCTCCCCCAGCAGAGCTCCCCAGCTGTCGGAGGAGCACACGTCAGAAGACCACGGGCTCTTGTGCCAGCACCAG TCGGCGAGGCTCAGGCTTGGGCAAGCGCGGAGCAGCCGAATCTCGCCGACAGGATAAAATGGCTGACTCCGACAACAACCAGGATGGGGCCAATTCATCCGCCGCGCGCACAGAGGAGACACCACAAGGGGCGTCAG CGTCTAGCTCAGTGGCTGGAGCGGTTGGTATGACCACCTCTGGAGAGAGTGAATCAGATGACTCTGAAATGGGAAGATTGCAAG cTCTTCTGGAGGCCAGGGGCCTTCCTCCTCACCTGTTTGGCCCATTTGGGCCCCGtatgtctcagctgtttcatAGGACTATCGGGAGTGGAGCTA ACTCAAAGGCACAACAGCTGCTGCAGGGGCTTCAGGCTACAGGAGACGAATCCCAGCAGCTCCAGGCCGCTATAGAGATGTGCCAGCTGCTAGTGATGGGTAATGAAGAGACGCTGGGAGGATTCCCTGTCAAGAGCGTTGTACCTGCCCTG ATCACACTATTACAGATGGAGCATAATTTTGATATT ATGAATCATGCGTCTCGCGCCCTCACCTACATGATGGAGGCTCTGCCGCGCTCCTCGGCTGTGGTGGTAGACGCCATCCCTGTCTTCCTGGAAAAG CTACAGGTAATCCAGTTTATCGATGTGGCAGAGCAAGCTTTGACTGCCCTGGAGATGTTGTCACGGAGGCACAGCAAAGCCATCTTACAGGCT GGAGGTCTGGCTGACTGTTTGCTGTACTTGGAGTTCTTCAGCATCAATGCTCAGAGGAACGCATTAGCCATCGCTGCTAACTGCTGCCAGAGCATCACACCGGATGAGTTTCACTTCGTCGCTGACTCTCTGCCCCTGCTCACCCAGAGACTCACACATCAG GATAAAAAATCTGTTGAAAGCACTTGTCTCTGTTTTGCCAGGCTGGTGGACAACTTTCAGCACGAGGAG AACCTGTTGCAGCAGGTGGCGTCACGGGACCTGCTGACCAACATCCAGCAGCTGCTGGTACTCACTCCACCCGTGCTCAGCTCCGGCATGTTCATCATGGTAGTGCGCATGTTCTCGCTCATGTGCTCCAACTGCCCATGCCTGGCTGTGCAGCTCATGAAACAGA ATATAGCAGAGACCCTGCGTTTCCTACTCTGTGGTGCATCCAGTGGAAGCTGTCAAGAGCAGATTGACCTCGTTCCCAGAAGCCCCCAGGAGCTTTATGAACTCACCTCACTCATCTG TGAGCTGATGCCATGTCTGCCTAGAGAGGGCATCTTTGCGGTTGACGCCATGCTGAAGAAAGGCAGTGCTCAGACCACAGAGGGCGCCATCTGGCAGTGGAGAGATGACCGAGGCCTGTGGCACCCGTATAACCGCATCGACAGCCGCATCATTGAA ACTGCACACCAGAACGGGGAAGACGAGATAAGTCTGTCGACACTCGGCCGTGTCTACACCATTGACTTCAACTCTATGCAGCAGATAAACGAAGATACTGGCACTGCCCGAGCCATTCAGAGAAAACCCAACCCTCTGGCCAACCCCGGCACAG GAGGGCACTTGGAGGTGCGGCGAGAGGACGCACGCGCTCAGCTGATGAAAGAGGACCCTGAGCTGGCCAAGTGCTTCATAAAGACTCTGTTTGGGGTTCTGTATGAGGTGTACAGCTCCTCAGCTGGGCCTGCCGTCAGACACAAGTGCCTTAGAGCCATCCTCCGGATCATCTTCTTCGCAGATGCAGAGCTGCTAAAAGACGTACTGCGCAACCATGCTGTGTCTAG CCACATAGCTTCCATGCTGTCCAGTCAGGACCTGAAGATTGTAGTGGGCTCTCTGCAGATGGCGGAGATCCTCATGCAGAAGCTTCCAGATGTGTTCAGTGTTTATTTCAGGCGGGAAG GTGTTATGCACCAGGTAAAGAACCTGTCTGAATCCGAGGTGTTCCTCACCAGCCCTCCAAAAGCGTGCACCAGTGGCACAGCTAGTCTTTGCACCACCACCATCACAACAGCAACCACTACAGCTGCTTCTAACATCACACCAGACTTAGGCTCGCCCAGTTTCCAGCACAGCATGGATGACTCGCTGGATCTCAGTCCGCAGGG TAGGTTGAGTGATGTTCTGAAAAGAAAACGCCTTCCTAAAAGAGGACCAAGGCGTCCTAAGTACTCCCCACCCAGAGATGATGACAAAGTGGATAATCAGG CTAAGAGTCCTACAACCACACAGTCCCCCAAGTCCTCTTTCCTGGCCAGTTTAAATCCCAAAACCTGGGGTAAGCTGGGGACTCAGACTAACAGCTCCAACTCAGAGCCCTCACGCACTGCAGGGGTCAGTGGTCTGGCACGAGTGCCACCCAAGGACTCGGTTTCAAACAACAG GGATAAGATAAAGGCTTGGATAAAAGAACAAGCCAGCAAGTTTGTGGAGCGTTACTTTAATTCTGAGAGCGTGGATGGAAGCAACCCTGCACTGAATGTCCTGCAAAGACTCTGTACTGCCACAGAACAGCTGAACTTGCAG GTTGACAGCGGTGTAGAGTGTCTAGAGGAGATTAGCAGTATTGTATCTGAATCGGACGTGTCCTCTTTTGAGATCCAGCACAGTGGGCTTGTGAAGCAGCTGTTGTTGTATCTGACATCAAACAGTGAACGGGACACGATCAGTAGAGATGAGAGGATCAAGAGGTTCCTGCATGTGTTCTTCTGCTGCCCG ATACCAGGGCAGGAACCTCTGGGACGTTTGGACCCAACAGAGAATGGCCCACTACTGGCATTGGTGCACAAGATGAACAACTGCCTAAGTCAGATGGAACAGTTTCCTGTTAAAGTGCATGATTTTCCCAGTGGGAACGGCAACGGAAGCAG gggtTCACAAGCCCTTAAGTTCTTCAACACACATCAGCTGAAGTGCCAGCTGCAAAGACACCCAGACTGCACCAATGTAAAACAGTGGAAGGGTGGGCCAGTCAAAATTGACCCCTTGGCCCTGGTACAAGCTATTGAGAGATACCTTGTGGTTAGAG GGTATGGAAGGATCAGGGAGGAGGATGAAGACAGTGATGATGATGGTTCTGATGATGAGATTGATGAATCTTTG GCTGCCCAGTTCTTGAATTCTGGGAGTGTACGTCACAGGCTGCAGTTCTACATAGGAGAGCACCTGCTGCCGTACAACATGACTGTTTATCAGGCTGTCAGGCAGTTCAGCTTGCAGGCTGAGGAGGAGCGAGAGAGCACAGATGATGAAGCAAATCCTCTGGGACGGGCTGGCATCTGGACCAAAACACACACTATATG GTATAAACCAGTCAGAGAAGATGAAGAGGGCTGTAAAGACACTGTCGGAGGGAAGAGGGGTCGCGCACAGACAGCTCCCACTAAAACCTCCCCTCGAAATGCAAAGAAACAGGACGAACTGTGGCATG AGGGTGTGTGTCCCAGTGTGACAAACCCATTAGAGTCATACCTCATTAGTGATCCTCCAGAGGGCATCACTTTTGACGATCCTTCAATGGAGGTGGTTCTGCTGCTGAGGGTCCTGCACTCCATCAGCAGATACTGGTTCTACCTGTACGAT AATGCTGCATATAAAGAGATCATTCCCACTGGTGAGTTTATTAACAGTAAACTGACAGCAAAGGCCAACAGACAGTTGCAGGATCCACTGGTCATCATGACAGGGAACATCCCCACCTGGCTCACCGAGCTCGGCAAGACCTG TCCATTCTTCTTCCCGTTTGACACGCGACAGATGCTCTTCTATGTGACGGCGTTTGACCGCGATCGCGCCATGCAGCGCCTGCTCGACACCAACCCAGAGATTAACCAGTCTGACTCACAAGACAGCCGTGTCGCTCCACGCCTTGACAGGAAGAAG AGAACGATAAACCGTGATGAGCTCCTGAAGCAAGCAGAGTCAGTAATGCAAGACCTCGGGAGTTCCAGAGCCATGCTGGAAATTCAATATGAGAACGAG GTGGGAACAGGCCTCGGACCTACGCAAGAGTTCTATGCTCTGGTGTCTCAGGAGTTGCAGAGGGCCGATTTGGGTCTTTGGAGAGGAGAGGAAGTCACTCTCTCCAACCCTAAAG CAGGGAGGCAGGAGGGTACCAAGTATATGTTCAGTTCCAGAGGGTTGTTTGCTGTTCCATTTGGACGAACTACCAAACCAGCTCACATCGCCAAGATCAAAATGAAGTTCCGTTTTCTTGGAAAACTGATGGCTAAAGCGATCATGGACTTCAGATTG TTGGACTTGCCTCTAGGTTTGCCATTCTATAAGTGGATGCTGAGGCACGAGTCCTCCGTCAGCTCTCATGACCTGGTCAACATTGATCCTGGTGTCGCCAAATCCATCCAGCACCTGGAAGACATCATCCGCCAGAAGAAGAGAATAGAGCAGGACAGATCACAT ACACGGGAGACCCTACAGCAGGCCTTGGAGAGTCTCAACATGAACGGCTGCTCAGTGGAAGATCTGGGCCTGGACTTCACTCTGCCTGGATTCCCAAACATTGAGTTGAAGAAAGGGGGCAAAGACGTGCCAGTCACCATTCACAACCTGGAGGAATACCTCAGA TTGGTGGTTTACTGGACACTCAATGAGGGCGTCTCTCGGCAGTTTGAGTCCTTTAGGGAAGGATTCGAGTCTGTCTTTCCTCTGCAACACCTGCAGTACTTCTATCCTGAAGAG CTGGATCAGTTGTTATGTGGCAGCAAGTCAGAGTCCTGGGATGTGAAGACACTAATGGAGTGCTGCAGACCGGACCACGGCTACACACATGACAG